One genomic window of bacterium includes the following:
- a CDS encoding DNRLRE domain-containing protein, translating into MMRSRTPLSLTVAFLASAGLSILMSAQARAVEITTADGIGADAHIRSGVHEDDNFGTEGIVETKSGGANGDNYRKGYYRFDLSSLSGTISSATLTLVSNVASTFNPASDHTYAVYGLNDGTSKEGWDESMIDWTDAPAHDPNVPHNPSLPANTVTADATLLGTITVAQNTLDGDLQTFSGIALVNFLASDTDDRATLILIDTTPLLAGQNFASKETAASAPKLTVLTAIPALPLLGMAALVGSMLAVVVVIGGRARLRVQ; encoded by the coding sequence ATGATGCGGTCTCGAACTCCGCTCAGCTTGACGGTTGCGTTTCTTGCGTCTGCCGGTCTCTCGATATTGATGTCCGCCCAGGCGCGGGCTGTGGAGATCACGACCGCTGACGGAATCGGCGCAGATGCGCACATCAGGTCTGGAGTACACGAGGACGACAACTTCGGGACCGAGGGGATCGTCGAGACAAAGTCCGGGGGAGCGAACGGAGACAACTACAGGAAGGGCTACTACAGATTTGATCTGTCGAGCCTCTCGGGAACAATCTCGAGCGCGACCCTGACCCTCGTATCCAACGTCGCATCCACATTCAACCCCGCCAGCGACCATACCTATGCCGTGTACGGTCTGAATGACGGCACGAGCAAGGAGGGCTGGGACGAATCGATGATCGACTGGACCGACGCCCCGGCACATGACCCGAACGTTCCACATAACCCGAGCCTTCCAGCCAACACCGTCACCGCAGACGCGACGCTTCTCGGTACGATCACCGTCGCTCAGAACACGCTGGACGGAGATCTCCAAACGTTCTCGGGCATCGCACTTGTCAATTTCCTTGCCAGCGATACGGACGACCGCGCGACGCTGATCTTGATTGACACGACTCCCTTGCTGGCTGGCCAGAACTTCGCGTCGAAGGAGACCGCAGCCTCGGCGCCGAAATTGACCGTATTGACGGCCATTCCGGCTCTTCCACTTCTGGGGATGGCTGCACTCGTTGGCTCGATGCTAGCGGTAGTGGTCGTCATCGGCGGCAGGGCGAGGTTGCGGGTCCAATAG